One stretch of Pigmentiphaga aceris DNA includes these proteins:
- a CDS encoding LacI family DNA-binding transcriptional regulator produces MRATIHDIAHAADVSTATVDRVLNEREGVRAKTRDHVLAIANRLGYFGDPAPAATDSVRIDFVLPAGTNSFMAALGRHLLEEAATRPLIRPSLHVVEGFSAEKLAAKLHELRGHTDAVGLVGLDHPQVRDAIVSLRDSGVKVATLVSDIPISARMAYVGIDNRAAGRLAGLLLGRFLPAGVEHRIAVFVGSLAYRGHEEREMGFRSVLGEEFPHLRIARILEIGDDRERAYDVTGQLLREDPPAGIYNIGAGNQGIARALQEAGRQRDTVYIGHDLTDATQRLLLDRTMDAVIDQNPRVEAREIVRALAAAVRGESEPSYLPRLQVIFRENIPVA; encoded by the coding sequence ATGCGCGCCACCATCCACGACATTGCCCATGCCGCCGACGTCTCCACTGCCACGGTGGACCGCGTGCTGAACGAACGCGAAGGCGTCCGCGCCAAGACGCGTGACCACGTACTGGCGATTGCCAACCGGCTGGGTTATTTCGGTGACCCTGCGCCCGCTGCGACCGACAGCGTGCGTATCGACTTCGTGTTGCCGGCAGGTACCAACAGCTTCATGGCCGCATTGGGCCGTCATTTGCTGGAAGAAGCAGCGACGCGCCCTCTGATCCGGCCCAGCCTGCATGTGGTCGAAGGATTCAGCGCAGAAAAGCTCGCCGCCAAGCTGCACGAATTACGCGGCCACACCGATGCAGTGGGCTTGGTCGGCCTGGACCATCCCCAGGTGCGTGACGCCATCGTGTCCTTGCGCGACAGTGGGGTGAAGGTAGCCACTCTGGTGTCCGACATTCCGATTTCCGCACGCATGGCTTATGTCGGCATCGACAACCGCGCGGCAGGCCGGCTTGCGGGCTTGCTGCTGGGCCGATTCCTGCCAGCCGGCGTTGAACACCGCATTGCAGTATTCGTGGGCTCATTGGCCTACCGGGGCCACGAAGAACGCGAGATGGGTTTCCGGTCGGTGCTGGGTGAAGAATTTCCGCACCTGCGCATTGCGCGCATTCTGGAAATCGGCGATGACCGGGAACGTGCGTATGACGTTACCGGGCAATTGCTGCGCGAAGACCCGCCCGCTGGCATCTACAACATCGGTGCAGGCAACCAGGGTATTGCGCGCGCCTTGCAGGAAGCAGGGCGTCAGCGCGACACGGTGTACATCGGCCATGATCTGACCGATGCGACCCAGCGTTTGCTGCTGGATCGCACCATGGATGCAGTCATCGATCAGAACCCGCGCGTGGAGGCGCGGGAAATCGTGCGGGCCTTGGCGGCAGCGGTGCGGGGAGAGTCCGAACCGAGTTATCTGCCGCGTTTGCAGGTGATCTTCAGAGAGAACATTCCGGTGGCGTGA
- a CDS encoding Gfo/Idh/MocA family protein, whose protein sequence is MAHPASFQDQPLYPDVTVRERGFRIGCIGAGMIMAECHLAAYKEAGFQVAAIASRTPSRAREVAERWGIPTVHDTPDALIADSEVQIVDIAYPPDQQPALIRAALKAPHVRAILAQKPLALSLEEARALRDEARAAGKILSVNQNMRYDQSMQVLAQLLKRGDLGEPVFAQIDMHAIPHWQGFLQDYDRLTLANMSVHHLDVLRFLFGEPVEVSTMTRPDPRTEFAHQDGLVSTTVRFESGLLALSLEDVWAGPRGEGFEDDQHIRWRVEGTEGVAKGTIGWPDGKPSTLSYASRLSTGGAWVTPSWETMWFPHAFIGVMEQLQYALANGETPALSVADNVKTMALVEAAYVSIAERRTVRLDEVLQND, encoded by the coding sequence ATGGCGCACCCCGCTTCGTTCCAGGATCAACCGCTCTACCCCGATGTCACGGTGCGTGAACGCGGTTTTCGCATTGGCTGCATCGGGGCCGGCATGATCATGGCCGAGTGCCACTTGGCTGCCTACAAAGAAGCTGGCTTCCAAGTGGCTGCCATCGCCTCACGCACGCCGTCGCGGGCACGTGAAGTCGCCGAGCGCTGGGGCATACCCACCGTGCACGACACGCCGGATGCCTTGATTGCAGACAGCGAGGTTCAGATTGTCGACATCGCCTACCCACCCGACCAACAACCCGCGTTGATTCGCGCCGCGCTGAAGGCACCGCATGTGCGCGCCATCCTCGCGCAAAAGCCGCTGGCGCTGTCTCTGGAAGAAGCCCGCGCCCTGCGCGACGAGGCACGTGCGGCCGGCAAGATTCTGTCGGTGAACCAGAACATGCGTTACGACCAGTCGATGCAGGTGCTGGCGCAGCTTTTGAAACGGGGTGATCTGGGCGAGCCGGTGTTCGCGCAGATCGACATGCACGCCATTCCGCACTGGCAAGGTTTCCTGCAGGACTACGACCGCCTGACGCTGGCCAACATGAGCGTGCATCACCTGGACGTGCTGCGCTTCCTGTTTGGCGAACCGGTTGAAGTCAGCACGATGACGCGTCCCGACCCGCGCACCGAATTCGCACACCAGGACGGCCTGGTGTCTACCACCGTGCGCTTTGAGTCCGGGTTGCTGGCGCTGTCTCTGGAAGACGTGTGGGCTGGTCCGCGTGGCGAAGGTTTTGAAGACGACCAACACATTCGCTGGCGCGTCGAAGGCACCGAAGGCGTGGCCAAAGGCACCATCGGCTGGCCCGACGGCAAGCCGTCCACACTCAGCTACGCATCACGCCTGAGCACGGGCGGTGCCTGGGTCACGCCCAGTTGGGAAACCATGTGGTTCCCGCACGCATTCATCGGCGTGATGGAACAGCTTCAGTACGCATTGGCTAACGGCGAAACGCCTGCGCTGTCGGTTGCCGACAACGTCAAAACCATGGCCTTGGTCGAAGCGGCTTACGTATCGATCGCCGAGCGCCGCACGGTGCGTCTGGACGAAGTGTTGCAGAACGACTGA
- a CDS encoding sugar phosphate isomerase/epimerase family protein, giving the protein MLQTGIFSGYFPYALEETATKIRAHGFNTVQLDLHFKDMDLSKLSRDKCVRIRDTFRDHNLPISCISAYTNIVHPEPAERARRNGVLKDILAHAQYLGSPYVISETGTFATDSDWVHHPHNKTEDGWDQCRTVLRELAQHAYDHGAVFLLETYVNNVVGSVEETLRMFAEVDHPGMGLLMDPTNYFEAHNIDAMDKTLNQVFDALSDKIKIAHAKDVKRSDDDKSEKHSDIGDDTAAESHTFRGVGEIELPAPGLGALNYDLYLKRLAQKHPNIPLIIEHLSEDDVPRAKAFIDGKLRANGL; this is encoded by the coding sequence ATGTTGCAGACCGGCATTTTCTCGGGCTACTTCCCCTACGCACTGGAAGAAACCGCCACCAAGATCCGCGCCCACGGCTTCAACACCGTGCAGTTGGATTTGCACTTCAAGGACATGGATCTGAGCAAGCTCAGCCGCGACAAGTGCGTGCGTATCCGCGATACCTTCCGCGACCACAACTTGCCGATCAGCTGCATCTCGGCCTACACCAACATCGTTCACCCCGAGCCCGCCGAGCGTGCGCGCCGCAACGGCGTGTTGAAGGACATCCTGGCCCATGCGCAATACCTGGGCTCGCCCTACGTGATCTCGGAAACCGGCACCTTCGCCACCGATAGCGACTGGGTGCACCACCCGCACAACAAGACCGAAGACGGCTGGGACCAGTGCCGCACGGTGCTGCGTGAACTGGCCCAGCACGCCTACGACCACGGCGCGGTGTTCCTGCTGGAAACCTACGTGAACAACGTGGTGGGCTCGGTGGAAGAAACCCTGCGCATGTTCGCCGAAGTCGACCACCCCGGCATGGGCTTGCTGATGGACCCGACCAATTACTTCGAGGCGCACAACATCGACGCGATGGACAAGACGCTGAATCAGGTCTTCGACGCGCTCTCGGACAAGATCAAGATCGCGCACGCCAAGGATGTGAAGCGCTCGGACGACGACAAGTCGGAAAAGCACAGCGACATCGGCGACGACACAGCGGCCGAAAGCCACACCTTCCGTGGCGTGGGCGAAATCGAACTGCCAGCCCCGGGCCTGGGCGCACTGAACTACGACCTGTACCTGAAGCGTCTGGCGCAAAAGCACCCGAACATCCCGCTGATCATCGAGCACCTGTCGGAAGACGACGTGCCGCGCGCCAAGGCCTTCATTGACGGCAAGCTGCGCGCCAACGGCCTTTGA